In a single window of the Tellurirhabdus bombi genome:
- a CDS encoding DUF7133 domain-containing protein produces MVKVFLSLVYVFLFLIGILEKLGVSEKEKSAPVGKRTPVNTSLNKPQFKAVAPEEIVVSNFAGPDLTPSPSCLAVAPTGAVFVGVDMMGSLGKEPGKGHIIKLVDSNNDGKVDQHTKFAMVDNPRGIIANGDQVFVLHTTFSKETGKASGMDLVVFEDQNRDGVADGPSKPLIQNISSPKFLQNRGTDHATNGIRMGIDGWIYIAVGDFGFHDAVDRTGKKLTQLGGGIVRVRPDGTEMEVFTHGMRNIYDVAIDPYMNVFTRDNTNDGGGWNIRFSHQIQSGEYGYPVLFKHFTNEIIPALVDVGGGSGTGSLFMDDSTWPEKYNRVPMMADWGRNQLYIHRVTPDGASFTQKEEEFIKLPQITDVDVDASGRVYMAAWDGAGYSGNPSKGYVVRAVPKNWQYKAFPDVKKASVKQLVAILKSESGVARLAAQQELLTRPKDAAKASWKIAEDKSLPLHIRVAGLFTYAQAAGTNGIDNLVKLTAESDMREFALKALADRKNNLQNVPLEPFIQGLKDPSERVRVAATIGLGRLGRAEAAPALLEVKVPASFVEPAKGTEGPHATPNSAIIPPHLAVRALVSMNAVDACVNAIGSENSALALWALRYMHDSKAVNGLIAAYTKSSDEKLKKDIVNTLARLYKKEAVYDGSWWWSTRPDTHGPYYKAVVWESSPAIKEVLMQEWNKTNEAGKTFYADLNNRLRLDITEFGGEEVVAAKEEIKVDLEKIRNQKGQIGKASIEDVMLAMAKIQGDPVKGKALFVQQGCIACHSLAKGETMKGPFMGQIGSIMTREQIAESILKPNASISQGFATVLVTAKGNKSYMGFITQESADKLVMRNIAGEVSTIKTSDIVSRKEMETSMMPDGLANALSYEEFASLITFLSQQKK; encoded by the coding sequence ATGGTAAAAGTTTTCTTGAGTCTGGTTTACGTTTTCCTATTTCTAATTGGGATTTTAGAAAAACTGGGCGTCTCTGAAAAAGAGAAGAGCGCGCCCGTTGGGAAGCGTACTCCAGTAAATACTTCTCTCAATAAACCCCAGTTTAAAGCGGTCGCGCCGGAGGAAATCGTGGTTTCCAATTTTGCCGGTCCTGATTTAACGCCTAGTCCATCCTGTCTGGCTGTGGCACCAACCGGTGCCGTTTTTGTGGGCGTAGACATGATGGGTTCCCTCGGAAAAGAGCCGGGAAAAGGACACATCATCAAATTGGTAGATAGCAATAATGATGGTAAAGTAGACCAGCACACCAAATTTGCGATGGTGGATAACCCACGCGGAATTATTGCCAACGGCGATCAGGTTTTTGTGCTGCACACCACGTTCTCGAAAGAAACCGGTAAAGCCAGCGGCATGGATCTGGTTGTTTTTGAGGATCAGAACCGGGATGGTGTGGCCGATGGCCCCTCCAAACCACTGATCCAGAATATAAGCTCGCCTAAGTTTCTGCAAAACCGGGGGACTGACCACGCCACCAACGGAATCCGCATGGGTATTGATGGCTGGATTTACATTGCCGTCGGTGACTTTGGTTTCCACGACGCCGTCGATCGGACTGGTAAGAAATTGACCCAACTGGGCGGTGGAATTGTACGTGTGCGTCCGGACGGAACCGAAATGGAGGTTTTCACCCACGGTATGCGGAACATCTACGACGTAGCCATTGATCCCTACATGAATGTTTTTACGCGGGATAACACCAACGACGGGGGCGGCTGGAACATCCGGTTTAGCCACCAGATTCAGTCGGGGGAATACGGCTATCCGGTGTTGTTCAAGCATTTTACCAATGAAATCATTCCTGCCCTGGTTGACGTAGGAGGTGGTTCTGGAACCGGTTCGCTGTTCATGGATGATTCAACCTGGCCGGAAAAATACAACCGCGTGCCGATGATGGCCGACTGGGGAAGAAACCAGCTTTATATTCACCGCGTCACACCGGACGGAGCCAGCTTTACCCAAAAAGAAGAAGAGTTCATCAAGCTCCCCCAAATCACGGACGTTGATGTAGACGCCTCTGGTCGGGTTTATATGGCCGCTTGGGACGGAGCGGGTTATTCGGGGAACCCTAGCAAAGGATATGTGGTGCGGGCAGTTCCCAAAAACTGGCAGTACAAAGCGTTTCCAGACGTGAAAAAAGCCTCGGTTAAACAACTGGTTGCTATTCTTAAGTCGGAGAGCGGGGTAGCCCGGCTGGCCGCCCAGCAGGAATTGCTGACTCGTCCGAAAGATGCCGCGAAAGCATCCTGGAAAATTGCCGAAGACAAAAGCCTGCCCCTGCACATTCGCGTGGCGGGACTATTTACCTACGCGCAGGCAGCAGGAACCAACGGAATTGACAATCTAGTCAAACTGACTGCGGAAAGCGACATGCGGGAATTTGCCTTAAAGGCGCTGGCAGATCGGAAAAATAACCTTCAGAATGTGCCCCTTGAGCCGTTTATCCAGGGCTTGAAAGATCCTTCTGAACGCGTACGGGTTGCGGCAACCATTGGTCTGGGCCGTTTGGGTCGGGCTGAAGCGGCTCCGGCCCTGCTAGAGGTAAAAGTACCTGCGTCGTTCGTTGAACCGGCAAAAGGAACTGAAGGCCCACACGCTACGCCTAACTCGGCGATTATCCCGCCGCACCTGGCGGTTCGGGCGCTGGTCAGCATGAATGCGGTAGACGCCTGTGTGAACGCCATCGGTAGCGAAAATTCAGCACTGGCACTTTGGGCCTTGCGGTACATGCACGATTCCAAGGCGGTAAATGGCTTGATTGCGGCCTATACAAAGTCGAGCGACGAGAAGCTCAAGAAAGACATTGTAAACACGCTGGCCCGGTTGTACAAAAAAGAAGCCGTTTACGATGGTTCGTGGTGGTGGAGCACGCGTCCTGATACGCACGGTCCGTACTACAAAGCAGTGGTTTGGGAATCGTCTCCCGCGATCAAAGAGGTCTTGATGCAGGAGTGGAACAAAACCAACGAGGCCGGAAAGACCTTTTATGCTGATCTCAACAATCGCCTTCGGCTGGACATCACCGAATTCGGCGGCGAAGAGGTCGTAGCAGCCAAAGAGGAAATCAAGGTCGATCTGGAGAAAATTCGGAACCAGAAGGGCCAGATTGGTAAAGCGTCCATCGAAGATGTAATGCTGGCGATGGCGAAGATTCAAGGCGATCCGGTGAAAGGAAAAGCTCTTTTTGTTCAGCAGGGTTGCATTGCCTGCCATAGCCTGGCAAAAGGAGAGACCATGAAAGGACCTTTTATGGGACAGATTGGATCTATCATGACGCGGGAACAGATTGCGGAATCTATTCTTAAACCCAATGCCTCCATCTCGCAGGGCTTTGCGACGGTGCTCGTTACCGCTAAAGGCAACAAAAGTTACATGGGCTTCATTACGCAGGAGTCTGCCGATAAGTTGGTGATGCGGAACATCGCGGGCGAAGTATCGACCATTAAAACCAGCGATATTGTCAGCCGGAAGGAAATGGAAACATCCATGATGCCCGACGGACTGGCCAACGCTTTGTCCTACGAAGAGTTTGCTTCATTGATCACGTTCCTCTCGCAGCAGAAAAAGTAA
- a CDS encoding CHRD domain-containing protein — MKKRFAFFLPALLASTLMLSSCTNDDAPDKRENVEFEATINSSQTIPRTTTPGTGTFAGSYNKNSKTLTYTVTYSGLTPARGGLYSMADLTTQVGPRQVPFNTVATSPIQGTVRLSQQQENYLFDNQMYVNLTTGPENAPTGAIRGNIRAKTY; from the coding sequence ATGAAAAAAAGATTTGCGTTCTTTCTACCTGCTTTATTGGCCTCTACGTTGATGCTAAGTTCTTGCACCAATGATGATGCACCTGATAAACGCGAAAACGTGGAGTTTGAAGCTACGATCAATAGCAGCCAGACCATTCCGCGGACAACTACCCCTGGAACAGGAACGTTTGCCGGCTCTTATAACAAAAACTCGAAGACCTTAACGTATACGGTGACGTATTCGGGTTTAACTCCTGCCAGAGGTGGGCTATATAGCATGGCTGATCTGACTACTCAGGTTGGACCTAGACAAGTTCCGTTCAACACGGTAGCAACTTCACCAATTCAGGGAACGGTACGATTGTCGCAACAGCAGGAAAATTACCTGTTTGACAACCAGATGTACGTGAATCTTACGACGGGTCCAGAAAATGCACCCACGGGGGCTATCCGGGGTAATATTCGGGCGAAAACATACTAA
- a CDS encoding SH3 domain-containing protein, whose amino-acid sequence MQVLILKKFAFFSFILMLVAQLAVAQPPITLLRKADSLFATGQYAAAGKLYTLYEQQDQPVTDPLLLKLAYVQEKEGNVARLLYYLQRYFDRRPDEAVLKKMHEVASEHNLMGYETDDLNYFYLFYKQYGLYAIMGLLVMGAYVFGIFWMKHHKQESIRRQHKWVVLLYLLSLLLLVNLTERYQSGIVNRDHVFLRQQPSAAAPVASIIGKGHKVNILGSQDIWLRIYWNDGLYYVRRDTVWEI is encoded by the coding sequence ATGCAAGTTCTCATTTTGAAAAAATTCGCTTTTTTTTCATTTATTTTAATGCTGGTGGCACAACTGGCTGTTGCTCAACCACCAATCACATTATTACGAAAAGCAGATTCTTTGTTTGCAACGGGTCAATACGCGGCGGCTGGCAAACTTTATACCCTTTATGAGCAGCAAGACCAGCCGGTCACGGATCCCTTATTGCTGAAATTAGCCTACGTGCAGGAAAAAGAAGGAAACGTAGCGCGCTTGTTATACTACCTGCAACGCTATTTTGACCGTCGCCCCGACGAAGCGGTTCTGAAAAAAATGCACGAAGTAGCCAGCGAACACAACCTGATGGGTTACGAAACGGACGATCTGAACTATTTTTACCTGTTCTACAAGCAGTACGGTTTGTACGCCATCATGGGCTTGCTCGTCATGGGCGCTTATGTATTTGGCATTTTTTGGATGAAGCACCACAAGCAGGAGTCGATCCGGCGCCAGCACAAATGGGTAGTCTTGCTTTACCTGTTGAGTCTGCTCTTACTGGTAAATCTAACTGAGCGGTATCAATCAGGCATTGTCAACCGGGATCATGTCTTTCTGCGGCAACAACCTTCCGCCGCCGCGCCCGTAGCGTCCATTATTGGCAAAGGGCATAAAGTAAATATTCTGGGTAGTCAGGATATCTGGCTGCGGATTTACTGGAATGATGGCTTGTACTACGTGCGCCGGGATACCGTATGGGAAATTTGA
- a CDS encoding gliding motility-associated C-terminal domain-containing protein: MKHNYHFLSFSLLCLFLLLGLSERVQATHIVGGELELQYLRNQGSANYRINLNLYFDELNGNPGAEDPTTNVYVFRKSDNRLMGIVTLPLVNRQAVSYSNPDCSISSLSTRLIRYSSDVSINTGAFNDPQGYYMVWERCCRNGTINNIQNPGAAGSVFYLEFPALVQNNNLFVNSSPVFRPLKGDYICINKPFTFDFGAADPDGDSLSYKLVTPYNGYSTSQLPSPPATASSAYPEVRWASGINLTQVIPGPRPLRVDAQSGLLTVTASQTGLYVFSVEVSEHRKINGRYQRIGLVRRDFQFKVIDCPVNNPPKLMMRQKGANSFYTEGSLVTLSKTDSKCVDLFITDRDANQRVRILPLTGNNQNMVITPQEVLIRNPGDTVKAQICFEPCAAPNGRTVTISLLAVDEGCPQGLEDTLRIRLQMEADPNLPPDVQTDLPDNKATVKVGQALAFNVTGTDPEKGFVSLEAVGRGFTLAQAGMTFAPVSGTATVTQKFQWTPQCSQVRNQEYVIDFIVTDTYCDLKQRDTVTVRLTAIPETNNKPSVRTTLTNPLIEMVLSVDGQQTPLVEFDAIASDTDPDLLKLALQGLGFDWKAMGMQFEDKSGRGPLTSPFSWKPGCAVLNGQPEATFVLDFLTEDNSCLPDRYDTTRVTLVVKDSPANYDIAIPNVFTPNNDGKNDVFSIPALPADNCAEQFRKIEIYNRWGRVVYSSTNRDFVWDGTGYSSGQYFYLIDYSKRQYKGQITLIRQ; encoded by the coding sequence ATGAAACACAATTACCACTTTCTTTCTTTTTCTCTGCTCTGTTTGTTTCTCCTGCTCGGGCTTTCTGAGCGGGTGCAGGCAACGCACATTGTCGGGGGCGAACTGGAATTACAATACCTTCGAAACCAAGGTTCTGCCAATTACCGAATCAATCTAAATTTATATTTTGACGAGCTAAACGGGAATCCCGGTGCCGAAGACCCAACGACCAATGTTTACGTCTTTCGCAAGTCGGATAATCGCCTGATGGGCATTGTTACTTTGCCCCTGGTGAACCGGCAAGCCGTTTCTTATTCGAATCCGGATTGCTCGATTTCTTCGCTCAGTACCCGGCTAATTCGTTACTCCTCGGACGTTTCGATCAATACGGGCGCTTTTAATGATCCACAGGGCTACTACATGGTTTGGGAACGCTGCTGCCGCAACGGAACCATCAACAACATCCAGAATCCGGGCGCGGCAGGTTCCGTCTTTTACCTGGAATTCCCGGCGCTGGTGCAAAACAACAACTTGTTTGTTAATTCCTCCCCTGTTTTTCGCCCGTTAAAAGGCGATTACATCTGCATTAACAAGCCGTTTACCTTTGATTTTGGCGCTGCTGATCCAGACGGCGACAGCCTTTCCTATAAATTGGTTACGCCTTACAATGGCTACAGTACGTCCCAACTTCCCAGCCCACCCGCTACGGCTAGCTCCGCTTACCCCGAAGTGCGCTGGGCGTCTGGCATCAACCTCACACAGGTTATTCCGGGTCCCCGACCACTCCGGGTTGATGCCCAGTCCGGTTTGCTGACGGTCACGGCCAGCCAGACTGGTTTGTATGTATTCAGCGTGGAGGTGAGCGAACACCGCAAGATCAACGGCAGGTACCAACGCATTGGCCTGGTTCGGCGGGATTTTCAGTTCAAGGTGATTGACTGTCCGGTAAACAATCCACCGAAGTTGATGATGCGTCAGAAAGGCGCAAACAGCTTTTATACGGAGGGATCGTTGGTGACGCTCTCTAAAACAGACAGCAAATGTGTGGATTTGTTTATCACCGACCGCGATGCCAACCAGCGCGTGCGGATTCTCCCTTTAACGGGAAATAATCAGAATATGGTCATTACGCCCCAGGAAGTGCTTATCCGCAACCCCGGCGATACCGTAAAGGCGCAGATTTGTTTTGAGCCCTGTGCGGCCCCCAATGGCCGTACGGTAACGATCAGCCTCCTGGCCGTTGACGAAGGGTGTCCCCAAGGCTTAGAAGATACACTCCGCATTCGGCTGCAAATGGAAGCCGATCCGAATCTGCCTCCCGACGTACAAACCGATTTGCCCGATAACAAAGCCACCGTTAAAGTCGGGCAGGCGCTGGCCTTCAACGTGACCGGCACGGACCCCGAGAAGGGCTTTGTTAGCCTGGAAGCCGTAGGCCGGGGCTTTACGCTGGCCCAGGCGGGCATGACCTTCGCGCCGGTTTCGGGCACGGCGACCGTCACCCAGAAGTTTCAGTGGACACCCCAGTGTAGCCAGGTCCGCAATCAGGAATACGTCATTGATTTTATTGTAACCGATACCTACTGCGATTTAAAACAACGCGATACGGTTACGGTCCGGCTAACGGCCATTCCTGAGACCAACAACAAACCAAGCGTCCGAACGACCCTGACCAATCCGCTGATTGAAATGGTGCTTTCGGTCGATGGGCAGCAAACACCGCTGGTTGAATTTGACGCCATTGCCTCCGATACCGACCCTGACCTGCTGAAACTGGCTTTGCAGGGCCTTGGCTTCGACTGGAAAGCAATGGGAATGCAGTTTGAGGATAAATCAGGACGCGGGCCGCTGACCTCGCCGTTTAGCTGGAAACCGGGCTGCGCGGTGCTCAATGGACAGCCTGAAGCAACCTTCGTGCTTGATTTTCTGACCGAAGATAACAGTTGCCTCCCCGACCGCTACGATACAACGCGCGTTACGCTGGTGGTTAAAGATAGTCCGGCGAATTACGACATCGCCATCCCGAATGTATTTACGCCCAACAACGACGGTAAAAACGACGTTTTCTCGATACCTGCGCTACCAGCCGATAATTGTGCCGAACAATTCAGGAAGATAGAAATCTACAACCGCTGGGGCCGGGTGGTTTATTCTTCGACTAACCGCGATTTTGTCTGGGATGGTACCGGCTACTCCTCCGGCCAGTATTTTTACCTGATCGACTATTCGAAGCGACAGTATAAAGGGCAGATCACCTTGATCAGGCAGTAA
- a CDS encoding hybrid sensor histidine kinase/response regulator transcription factor, protein MVVDQDKQGFIWVGTNKGINRYDGFELKKYDLPINDQKGATSNRIRALHVTPAGSLWAGAERAGLFWYDVTKDRFVSMRDCRVPSNYQKLVQLLTESTISAITSDNQGQVWVGTQWYGIFVFRMDEQGNLSAMRQIHVKEPGEKTPSNHDHAISRIVLDKQNNLWIGTYEKGLWLFQGNNLQQKNASLHASRVASYSVSSVRALLLDRRGDLWIGTNSQVFWVGSQALTRSQDFRPQPLRRTFGDIESLYLDSFHRLWIGTSFGLLLMKPGPVTALAPPVDEAQTHTFLPLDTDPYSINSVRVHQILEDRFHNLWFATSAGGLNQVKLNTKPFQQLRRQLFGQATPANNYINAMYKDRNSNRLWIGSRNGFASYDFTQGKYQNYLNRALSGNVNGVDVSTFFQASNGTLWVGTRHNGIYLLTGQNTLTPLPPLPTIDSWQQASIEDIVEDRFGNIWVATFNAGLLQFDRQGKFLKTHNRANSGLPIDEATTLLYAGDENVLWVSTRGEGVIKLRLEANKLSLLNQFRHEPNNPNSLRVNYAWPLLKDRRGTLWIGTIGGGLHRLVKNKEGKEVIERYSQWVPETDIESLLSDEAGNIWIGGAGLYQFNPDTKRLLHYDVTDGLQSNSFKIGSAFQSADGTLFFGGTNGITYFHPKAIRSNPFPPLMQITGLRIMNQPVGVGDTINGRVMLTKPFATPQDIRIKASENDILIEFVGINYNNPQKHQYAYQLVGFNDEWVYPNPGQRTASFTNLPAGNYTFLVKGSNGDGLWSSKPASVDFTILPPWWKTWWAYLLYALGIISAMVLYRRTALKQQELKNNLAFEKFQNEKEKEVTDLKLRFFTNVSHELRTPLTLILGPMEELVASAGQLGSLKNKVLLMHTQTRKLLDLVNQLLDFRKVETGHVALRVSQQDINLFLTEIFLIFKLKAEELQLDYAVEVPSEAVPLYFDRSKLEVILTNLLSNAFKYTPPGGKIRISAEAVGRPDQPATLTNGKLQDNYLEVRVRDWGMGMKAEDLANIFDPYYQASHTETLRMMGTGIGLSLVKQLVERHAGEILVQSEVGFGTTFTIRLPFGREHISPMDLYEDSSPGEKEYKVPETDNFLEPVPEEELPVSLPGSTRILVVEDNDEVRQYLLHQFEAEFEVHLAVDGQEGWEKALELCPDLVISDIMMPRSDGLELCKRLKLHPKTLHIPVILLTARASAIHELEGLETGADDYITKPFNPKILHAKTMAMLQNRFKLRTYYQRQILLKPTEIVIPDEDKQILEKAMKVVENRLHEPAFSVQSLVQEMGMSQSAFYRRIKSITGQTVVEFIRDVRMKRAAQLLSSTTQRVSEIALQVGVEDIKHFRQSFQKTFNQSPSEYARQHRKTEKESPLEYES, encoded by the coding sequence GGCCATTACTTCCGACAACCAGGGGCAGGTCTGGGTAGGTACGCAGTGGTACGGTATCTTTGTGTTCCGTATGGACGAGCAGGGAAACCTGTCTGCCATGCGTCAGATTCATGTAAAAGAGCCGGGGGAAAAAACGCCTTCGAACCACGATCATGCCATAAGTCGCATTGTCCTCGATAAACAGAATAATCTTTGGATTGGAACCTACGAGAAGGGGCTTTGGCTTTTTCAGGGAAATAATCTTCAGCAAAAAAACGCCTCGCTGCACGCATCCCGGGTTGCCTCGTATTCGGTATCAAGCGTTCGGGCGCTGCTGCTTGACCGCCGGGGCGATTTGTGGATCGGAACCAATAGCCAGGTCTTTTGGGTGGGCAGCCAGGCCCTCACCCGGAGCCAGGATTTTCGGCCCCAACCGCTGCGCCGAACCTTCGGAGATATTGAAAGCCTCTACCTGGATTCCTTCCATCGGTTGTGGATTGGTACCAGTTTTGGGCTGTTGTTGATGAAGCCTGGCCCGGTGACGGCCCTGGCACCGCCGGTAGACGAGGCGCAAACGCATACTTTTTTGCCGCTGGATACCGATCCGTACAGCATCAATTCCGTGCGGGTGCACCAGATCCTGGAAGACCGCTTTCACAACCTGTGGTTTGCGACCTCGGCGGGAGGGTTGAATCAGGTAAAGCTAAATACCAAACCGTTCCAACAGTTGCGGCGTCAGCTTTTCGGCCAGGCTACGCCCGCCAACAATTACATCAACGCGATGTATAAAGACCGCAACAGCAACCGCTTGTGGATTGGAAGCCGGAACGGATTTGCCAGCTACGATTTTACGCAGGGAAAATACCAAAACTACCTCAATCGCGCCTTGTCGGGAAATGTGAATGGGGTGGATGTATCGACCTTCTTTCAGGCCAGCAATGGAACGCTTTGGGTGGGTACCCGCCACAACGGAATTTACCTGCTGACGGGCCAGAACACCTTGACACCTTTGCCCCCGTTGCCGACCATTGACAGTTGGCAGCAGGCCAGTATTGAAGATATTGTGGAAGACCGATTCGGCAATATCTGGGTGGCTACCTTTAACGCCGGACTGCTTCAGTTTGATCGCCAGGGCAAATTCCTGAAAACCCACAACCGGGCAAACAGTGGATTGCCCATTGACGAAGCGACAACCCTGTTGTATGCGGGGGATGAGAATGTCCTTTGGGTAAGTACCCGGGGCGAAGGGGTAATCAAGCTGCGTCTTGAGGCGAATAAGCTGTCGCTATTAAACCAGTTCCGGCACGAACCCAACAACCCGAACAGCCTGCGCGTCAATTACGCCTGGCCGCTGTTGAAAGACCGCCGGGGTACGCTGTGGATTGGCACCATCGGCGGTGGTTTGCATCGCCTGGTGAAGAACAAAGAGGGAAAAGAAGTGATTGAACGGTACAGCCAGTGGGTGCCTGAAACGGATATCGAAAGCTTGTTATCGGATGAGGCGGGAAATATCTGGATCGGAGGGGCGGGGCTATACCAGTTCAATCCGGATACCAAACGATTGTTGCATTACGATGTAACCGATGGCTTGCAAAGCAATTCCTTTAAGATTGGATCTGCCTTTCAGAGTGCCGACGGAACCCTGTTCTTTGGCGGAACAAACGGGATCACCTATTTTCACCCGAAGGCCATCCGATCCAATCCATTCCCACCGCTGATGCAGATTACGGGGCTGCGCATCATGAACCAGCCCGTTGGCGTCGGTGATACCATCAACGGGCGGGTTATGCTGACCAAACCGTTTGCTACCCCGCAGGACATACGCATCAAGGCGTCGGAAAATGATATCTTGATTGAGTTTGTCGGTATCAATTACAACAATCCCCAAAAACACCAATACGCCTACCAGTTGGTTGGGTTTAACGATGAGTGGGTTTACCCGAATCCCGGCCAGCGCACGGCCAGCTTTACCAACCTGCCCGCCGGGAACTACACTTTTTTGGTGAAGGGAAGCAATGGCGATGGGTTGTGGTCCAGCAAACCGGCTTCGGTTGACTTTACGATTTTACCGCCCTGGTGGAAAACCTGGTGGGCTTACCTGCTCTACGCACTAGGCATTATTAGCGCGATGGTGCTCTACCGACGAACGGCGCTCAAGCAGCAGGAATTGAAGAATAATCTGGCTTTTGAAAAATTCCAGAACGAAAAAGAAAAAGAGGTTACCGATCTAAAACTGCGCTTCTTTACGAATGTCTCCCACGAGCTTCGGACGCCTCTGACCTTGATTTTAGGGCCGATGGAAGAACTCGTTGCCTCGGCGGGGCAGTTGGGTAGCCTGAAAAACAAAGTATTGCTGATGCACACCCAGACGCGTAAGCTCCTGGATCTGGTGAATCAGTTGCTGGATTTTCGGAAGGTAGAAACGGGGCACGTTGCGTTGCGGGTTAGCCAGCAGGATATCAATCTGTTCCTAACCGAAATCTTTTTAATTTTTAAATTAAAAGCCGAGGAGCTTCAGTTGGACTACGCCGTGGAGGTGCCATCCGAAGCGGTTCCCCTTTACTTTGACCGCAGCAAACTAGAGGTGATTCTGACCAATCTGCTGTCTAACGCCTTTAAATATACGCCGCCGGGCGGTAAAATTCGCATTTCGGCGGAGGCGGTAGGCCGTCCGGACCAGCCCGCAACCCTAACGAACGGAAAGCTTCAGGACAACTACCTGGAAGTTCGGGTGCGGGATTGGGGGATGGGCATGAAAGCCGAGGATTTGGCGAATATTTTTGATCCCTATTACCAGGCATCGCATACCGAAACCCTGCGGATGATGGGGACGGGGATTGGCTTATCGCTGGTAAAACAGCTTGTGGAGCGCCACGCGGGCGAGATTCTGGTTCAGAGCGAAGTTGGTTTTGGGACGACTTTTACCATTCGTCTGCCATTTGGCCGGGAACACATTTCGCCCATGGATCTTTACGAAGATTCATCGCCGGGAGAAAAAGAGTATAAAGTGCCGGAAACGGATAACTTTTTAGAGCCCGTACCGGAAGAAGAGCTACCCGTGTCGTTGCCCGGTTCAACGCGCATTTTGGTTGTGGAGGACAATGACGAGGTTCGGCAATACCTGCTGCACCAGTTTGAGGCGGAATTTGAGGTGCATCTGGCCGTAGATGGGCAGGAAGGCTGGGAAAAGGCCCTGGAACTGTGCCCGGATCTGGTCATTAGCGACATTATGATGCCCCGGAGCGATGGACTGGAGCTGTGCAAACGGTTGAAATTACACCCTAAAACGCTGCACATTCCGGTCATACTGCTGACGGCGCGGGCGTCGGCCATTCACGAATTGGAAGGCTTGGAGACTGGGGCCGACGATTACATCACTAAACCCTTTAATCCCAAGATTCTGCATGCCAAAACCATGGCAATGCTCCAGAATCGGTTTAAGCTCCGAACGTATTACCAGCGTCAGATTTTGCTGAAACCGACGGAAATTGTCATTCCGGACGAGGATAAGCAGATTCTGGAAAAGGCCATGAAAGTAGTCGAGAACCGATTGCATGAGCCCGCGTTTAGTGTTCAGTCGCTAGTGCAGGAGATGGGCATGAGCCAGTCAGCCTTCTACCGCCGAATCAAGAGCATTACCGGACAAACAGTCGTCGAATTCATTCGGGATGTTCGAATGAAGCGAGCTGCCCAACTGCTTTCCAGTACCACGCAGCGCGTGTCTGAAATTGCCTTGCAGGTAGGCGTTGAAGACATTAAGCATTTCCGCCAGTCCTTTCAGAAGACCTTTAATCAATCGCCGTCGGAATACGCCCGGCAACACCGGAAAACCGAGAAAGAAAGCCCGCTGGAATACGAGAGCTAA